A window of Exiguobacterium sp. FSL W8-0210 contains these coding sequences:
- a CDS encoding IS3 family transposase (programmed frameshift), which yields MTTSKFSSDEKLRIIKMCEDGIDSIKSIASLFELSVSTLNRWRTKYRTGGSMALRNRTKWTRYPEELKMEAIRAVLDQKESLISATARFDISDKGLLAKWIEKYTSHSTQGKPLKERSIMTRGRTTTFEERVQAVMDCIQSGKDYQRIMETHRVSYQQIYSWVRKFEKDGIDALMDRRGRQKPVEELTDEERLALELKRLERENERLRMENGFLKKVRGDREEVTLSQIRLQDKYEAIQSSVEQFGYPIIALCHLAGVSRAAYYKWLRRIGIPQTRETENMKIIEEMNEIHLAVNGIYGYRRMTLNLKRRFGRNVNAKRVRRLMHIAGIHCVIRRKRPLYIRNRPQQTAENILNRDFNAAGPNQKWVTDVTELKYGASQKAYLSAILDLYDGSIRAFVLGHSNNNQLVFDTLELALQGAPGSRPLLHSDRGFQYTSHAFRHMTRVAGITQSMSRVGRCIDNGPMESFWGALKCESYYLHKFVEFDELRLAIQKYIHFYNEERYQQRLNGLAPLEYRAQAV from the exons ATGACTACATCTAAGTTTTCGTCAGATGAAAAACTAAGAATCATTAAGATGTGTGAAGACGGAATCGACTCGATCAAATCGATTGCCTCGCTCTTCGAGCTTTCAGTCAGCACCTTAAATAGATGGAGGACAAAATATCGTACGGGCGGCTCCATGGCACTTCGTAATCGAACAAAGTGGACGCGTTATCCGGAAGAACTAAAGATGGAGGCTATACGTGCAGTACTCGACCAAAAAGAATCGCTTATTAGCGCTACGGCACGGTTTGATATCTCGGATAAAGGTCTACTTGCGAAGTGGATAGAGAAGTATACTAGTCATAGTACTCAAGGGAAACCATTGAAGGAGCGATCCATTATGACTAGAGGTAGAACCACCACATTCGAAGAACGTGTTCAGGCAGTTATGGACTGTATACAAAGCGGAAAAGACTATCAACGCATCATGGAGACCCATCGGGTCTCATACCAACAAATCTATAGTTGGGTAAGAAAGTTCGAGAAGGACGGAATCGACGCACTGATGGACCGTCGCGGGCGTCAGAAGCCAGTAGAAGAATTGACGGATGAAGAACGTTTGGCGTTAGAGCTGAAACGACTCGAGCGAGAAAATGAGCGTCTACGCATGGAGAATG GATTTCTTAAAAAAGTTAGAGGAGATCGAGAGGAGGTCACGTTAAGTCAAATTCGTCTTCAAGATAAATATGAAGCCATCCAATCATCGGTAGAGCAATTTGGTTACCCAATCATCGCCCTATGTCACCTCGCTGGTGTCTCGCGCGCTGCCTACTACAAGTGGTTACGCCGGATTGGCATACCGCAGACACGTGAAACGGAGAACATGAAAATCATCGAAGAGATGAACGAGATCCACCTTGCGGTGAACGGAATTTATGGCTACCGACGGATGACATTGAACCTGAAACGCCGTTTCGGAAGAAACGTCAACGCAAAGCGTGTCCGTCGTCTGATGCATATCGCCGGTATTCATTGCGTCATACGCCGGAAACGTCCTTTGTATATTCGTAATCGCCCTCAACAGACCGCAGAGAACATTCTGAACCGTGATTTCAACGCGGCAGGACCGAACCAAAAATGGGTGACGGATGTCACGGAACTGAAGTACGGCGCCTCTCAGAAGGCATATTTGAGCGCCATACTAGACCTATATGATGGATCCATCCGTGCCTTCGTTCTTGGGCACTCCAATAATAATCAGCTCGTGTTCGATACTCTCGAACTCGCCCTACAGGGCGCACCGGGAAGTCGTCCCTTGCTTCATAGTGATCGAGGATTTCAATATACGTCTCATGCGTTTCGTCATATGACACGCGTAGCAGGCATTACACAAAGCATGTCTCGGGTTGGAAGATGTATTGATAACGGTCCGATGGAGTCTTTTTGGGGAGCGTTGAAGTGCGAAAGTTATTATCTACATAAGTTTGTGGAGTTCGACGAACTCCGACTCGCGATCCAGAAATATATTCACTTCTATAATGAAGAACGGTACCAACAACGATTAAACGGCTTGGCTCCGTTAGAATACAGAGCTCAAGCCGTTTAA